In a single window of the Candidatus Gorgyraea atricola genome:
- a CDS encoding AMP-binding protein, whose amino-acid sequence MNLGTSLHWVSTKMSKKTCIIQDDVKVSYSELWKNIELLAKAFLKMGLRQDDKIVIFLPNCKEFIYSFYALSRINVISVPLNPQLTSFELKKIFNDCKPKGIITTSSLYDKKVASILSKDRLIIAIDKQINELLSIGEEGPLPNFNTSNNQVATINYTYRGIGKPLGAMLTHGNYHHGAIGYVRLTEVVTAQRFLLVIPMSHIFTLVSCVIVPLLRGATVVITRSFIPSHILKVIEAHKIDFIIAVPTVYISLLKNYSKGRFDISSLKYGITGGSYMPLAIHKAIKEEMGIELLQGYGLTETMPIACNPKSRNRPDSLGVSGHEVEIKIADGEILIGGPTVMQGYYNKNGENQKFLRKGWFYTGDNGQLDEDGYIYFNGLKKDIAKIGGNNVDLKEVKDVMSSFPGAKDIELDVITDDLWGHRINARLEIASRKEVTEKDVKSFCKERLAIYKIPRKISVKIK is encoded by the coding sequence ATGAACTTAGGCACCTCACTTCATTGGGTATCAACCAAGATGTCAAAAAAGACATGCATAATCCAGGATGACGTAAAGGTGTCTTACTCCGAGCTTTGGAAGAATATTGAGTTATTGGCAAAGGCCTTTTTAAAAATGGGGCTGAGGCAAGACGATAAGATCGTTATCTTTCTTCCAAACTGCAAGGAGTTCATATATAGTTTCTATGCGCTTTCAAGGATAAATGTCATAAGCGTGCCGCTCAATCCACAGCTTACGAGTTTTGAATTAAAAAAGATCTTCAATGACTGTAAGCCAAAAGGCATAATAACTACCTCTTCATTGTACGACAAAAAGGTCGCGTCTATACTTAGTAAAGATAGGCTAATAATAGCTATTGATAAACAGATTAATGAATTGTTAAGCATAGGAGAAGAGGGCCCTCTCCCGAATTTTAACACCAGCAATAATCAGGTCGCTACGATTAACTATACATATCGAGGCATAGGAAAACCTTTGGGCGCAATGCTCACGCATGGAAATTATCATCACGGCGCCATCGGATATGTAAGACTTACAGAAGTCGTGACTGCCCAGCGCTTTTTATTGGTCATTCCTATGTCGCATATCTTCACATTGGTGAGCTGTGTGATCGTGCCGCTGTTGCGCGGGGCTACTGTAGTCATAACGCGAAGTTTTATACCGAGTCATATACTCAAGGTAATAGAGGCGCACAAGATAGACTTTATTATAGCTGTACCAACAGTGTATATCTCTCTTCTTAAAAATTATAGTAAGGGCCGCTTTGACATAAGCAGTCTTAAATACGGCATTACTGGCGGGAGTTATATGCCGTTAGCTATTCATAAAGCGATTAAAGAAGAGATGGGCATTGAGTTGTTGCAGGGTTATGGCCTGACAGAGACAATGCCGATAGCATGTAATCCCAAATCAAGAAATAGGCCGGATTCCTTAGGTGTGTCAGGACATGAGGTAGAGATAAAGATCGCTGACGGAGAGATCCTTATAGGCGGGCCAACCGTGATGCAGGGGTATTATAATAAAAACGGCGAGAATCAAAAATTTTTGAGAAAAGGCTGGTTTTATACAGGAGATAACGGGCAGCTGGATGAGGATGGGTATATATATTTCAATGGCCTAAAGAAAGATATTGCCAAAATAGGGGGCAACAATGTTGATTTGAAGGAGGTGAAAGATGTAATGTCTTCTTTCCCGGGGGCAAAGGATATAGAACTGGATGTTATAACGGATGATTTGTGGGGACATAGGATCAATGCACGATTAGAGATCGCCTCACGAAAAGAAGTGACAGAAAAAGATGTAAAGTCGTTTTGCAAAGAGAGGCTGGCGATCTACAAAATTCCCAGAAAGATCTCAGTAAAGATAAAATGA
- a CDS encoding phosphoribosylanthranilate isomerase, whose translation MIRVRVKFCGITSARDAEKAVAVGADALGFVFFKESPRYISPKDAGDIIRRLPPYVSAVGVFVNEDLGFIEECVERYGLNAVQLHGDEDVKYCLGFKSLRFKGIKLIKAIRVKDKESLDSIEECPADAFLLDAYISSVYGGTGKGFDRTLAVLAKEYDRRIIISGGLTSDNVYDIVKEIRPYAVDVSSGIESSPGKKNVELMEEFIKEVRRAEED comes from the coding sequence ATGATAAGGGTTAGGGTGAAGTTTTGCGGGATAACTTCGGCGCGGGATGCTGAGAAGGCTGTTGCAGTAGGAGCAGATGCCCTTGGGTTTGTATTTTTTAAAGAAAGTCCTCGCTATATCAGCCCTAAAGACGCGGGAGATATAATAAGGAGACTTCCGCCCTATGTAAGCGCAGTAGGTGTTTTTGTTAATGAAGATCTGGGATTTATTGAAGAATGTGTTGAAAGATATGGATTAAATGCTGTGCAGTTACATGGCGATGAGGATGTGAAATATTGTTTAGGATTTAAATCCTTACGATTCAAAGGCATTAAATTAATAAAGGCCATCAGGGTCAAGGATAAAGAAAGCCTTGATTCCATAGAGGAATGTCCAGCAGATGCATTTTTACTGGACGCGTATATAAGCAGTGTGTATGGCGGCACAGGTAAGGGTTTTGACAGGACGCTAGCTGTTCTGGCAAAAGAATATGACAGGCGCATTATAATATCAGGCGGACTTACCTCTGATAATGTCTATGACATAGTAAAAGAGATCAGGCCATACGCTGTAGATGTTTCAAGCGGCATAGAATCAAGTCCAGGCAAGAAAAATGTGGAGCTGATGGAGGAATTCATAAAAGAAGTCCGCCGCGCAGAAGAGGACTAA
- the trpD gene encoding anthranilate phosphoribosyltransferase, whose translation MIKQAIGKVVDGVNLTREEMVVCMGEIMTGRATSAQIASFITALRLKGETVDEITGASMVMREKAVKINVGGDTVIDTCGTGGSNTGSFNISTAAGFVVSGAGLKVAKHGNRAVSSQCGSADVLKALGVNIDIAPNKVETCIKEVGIGFLFAPLFHGAMKYAIDPRREIGIRTIFNILGPLTNPAGANCQVLGVYRKELTEVMASVLKNLGERHSFVVHGLDGLDEITITGKTQVSELKDGKIKTFCVKPQDFKIKVARLEDIKGGSAEDNARIIKEVLKGVSGAKQDVVLLNASSALVAGGLAQDFKKGIELTRESIASGRAMEKLEKLIVFTNK comes from the coding sequence ATGATAAAACAAGCCATAGGTAAGGTAGTTGATGGAGTTAATTTGACGCGTGAAGAGATGGTCGTGTGCATGGGTGAGATAATGACAGGCCGGGCAACTTCTGCGCAGATAGCCAGCTTTATTACTGCGCTTAGATTAAAGGGCGAGACAGTGGATGAGATTACTGGCGCTAGTATGGTTATGCGCGAAAAGGCAGTTAAGATAAATGTTGGCGGCGATACAGTTATTGATACCTGTGGAACTGGCGGGAGTAACACTGGTAGTTTTAATATCTCGACAGCAGCTGGTTTTGTTGTGAGCGGAGCAGGCCTAAAGGTCGCCAAGCATGGCAACAGGGCTGTCTCAAGCCAATGCGGCAGCGCAGATGTCTTAAAGGCGCTTGGGGTGAATATCGATATTGCCCCAAATAAAGTCGAGACCTGTATAAAAGAGGTCGGCATTGGATTTTTATTTGCCCCTCTTTTTCATGGAGCGATGAAATATGCCATAGATCCTCGACGAGAAATAGGTATACGCACTATATTTAACATACTCGGCCCCCTTACAAATCCTGCAGGGGCTAATTGTCAGGTGCTGGGCGTATATCGCAAGGAACTTACAGAGGTCATGGCAAGTGTATTGAAAAATCTTGGGGAAAGGCATTCATTTGTGGTTCACGGACTTGATGGCCTTGACGAGATCACTATTACAGGAAAGACTCAGGTGTCTGAATTAAAGGATGGAAAGATAAAGACTTTTTGCGTGAAGCCTCAGGATTTTAAAATAAAGGTCGCGCGGCTTGAAGATATAAAAGGCGGCAGCGCTGAAGATAATGCTCGAATCATAAAAGAGGTGCTTAAAGGAGTCTCAGGCGCAAAGCAAGATGTTGTACTCTTAAATGCATCTAGTGCATTGGTTGCGGGCGGACTTGCCCAGGATTTCAAAAAAGGCATTGAGCTGACAAGGGAATCCATCGCGTCGGGCAGGGCGATGGAGAAATTAGAGAAATTGATAGTATTTACAAATAAATAA
- a CDS encoding cobalamin-dependent protein (Presence of a B(12) (cobalamin)-binding domain implies dependence on cobalamin itself, in one of its several forms, or in some unusual lineages, dependence on a cobalamin-like analog.): MIKVALISPKGTFFSKDIKFREFWEKNQIRQFYSRFWSGLSTGLLIIGALMPKDVKCKLIDENLEPIDFDMGYDLIVLSAMTQQAQRAYQIADEFRRRNVKVVIGGIHATILPKEAKEHCDSVIVGEAEETWPQFINDFLKNNTQPFYFSTRSFDLEKSPIPKYELLNPENYKTIWIQTTRGCPHNCEFCIASRLFGTKFRHKSIKQVIKEVKLIKSIFKNPWIGFGDDNMFVNKKYAFELLEKLIPLKIRWMTQTDISIAKDKALLALLKKSGCRFLFIGFESVTRKSLESVDRAGFKIRMLDKYKDYIQKIQEAGMGIIGAFVLGFDYDDTTVFKNTAEFIINNHIYASQLTILTPLPGTRLRERLKDENRLLSFNWDNYTFWDVNFIPKHMSAIELQNGLLKVYKTIYDDKVLLNNVSYFKKIYSRNK; the protein is encoded by the coding sequence ATGATAAAAGTCGCTCTGATATCTCCAAAGGGAACATTTTTTAGCAAAGATATTAAATTTAGAGAATTTTGGGAAAAGAATCAAATAAGACAATTTTATAGTCGTTTTTGGTCTGGTCTGAGTACGGGTTTATTAATAATCGGGGCATTAATGCCAAAAGATGTGAAGTGTAAATTGATCGATGAAAATTTAGAGCCAATTGATTTTGATATGGGCTATGATTTGATAGTATTATCTGCCATGACTCAGCAGGCTCAGAGGGCGTATCAGATTGCAGATGAATTTAGAAGGAGAAATGTGAAAGTAGTAATTGGAGGTATTCATGCCACTATTTTACCTAAAGAAGCCAAGGAGCATTGTGATAGTGTAATTGTAGGTGAGGCAGAAGAAACTTGGCCACAATTTATAAATGATTTTTTAAAAAACAATACACAACCTTTTTATTTTTCTACACGCTCTTTTGATTTAGAAAAATCACCAATCCCGAAATATGAGCTATTAAATCCTGAAAATTATAAGACTATTTGGATACAAACAACACGTGGATGTCCGCATAATTGTGAATTTTGTATTGCGTCTAGACTTTTTGGGACAAAATTTAGACACAAATCCATTAAACAGGTAATTAAAGAAGTAAAATTAATAAAGTCAATTTTTAAAAATCCTTGGATAGGGTTTGGTGATGATAATATGTTTGTGAACAAGAAATACGCTTTTGAATTATTAGAGAAATTAATTCCTTTAAAGATTAGATGGATGACGCAGACTGATATTTCAATAGCAAAGGATAAGGCATTGCTTGCATTATTGAAGAAAAGTGGGTGTCGTTTTTTATTTATAGGTTTTGAATCTGTTACAAGAAAAAGTTTGGAGTCGGTAGATAGGGCAGGTTTTAAAATTAGGATGTTGGACAAGTATAAAGATTATATACAGAAAATTCAAGAGGCAGGGATGGGTATAATAGGAGCATTTGTATTAGGTTTTGATTACGATGATACAACTGTTTTTAAAAACACAGCAGAGTTCATTATAAATAATCATATATATGCGTCACAACTTACTATTTTAACTCCTTTACCAGGTACTCGGCTAAGGGAAAGATTAAAAGACGAGAATAGATTGCTATCTTTTAATTGGGATAATTATACTTTTTGGGATGTAAATTTTATCCCTAAACATATGTCTGCTATCGAATTACAAAACGGGCTACTAAAAGTATATAAAACTATTTACGATGATAAAGTGCTCTTAAACAATGTTTCATATTTTAAAAAAATCTATTCTCGAAACAAATGA
- a CDS encoding aminodeoxychorismate/anthranilate synthase component II: MILMIDNYDSFTYNLVQYLSELGEKLVIHRNDKISLKDIRALRPSHIIISPGPGRPKDAGISKLVIKEFSGKIPILGVCLGHQCIAEVFGGKIIRAKQLMHGKTSMIYHKTGSIFKGIASPFEATRYHSLIVEKKSLPKVLQIIARTKDREIMALKHKRFSVWGVQFHPESILTNFGKTLLKNFVNMR, from the coding sequence ATGATTCTCATGATCGACAATTACGATTCCTTTACCTATAATCTTGTGCAGTATTTGTCTGAGCTCGGCGAGAAATTAGTTATCCATAGAAATGACAAGATATCTTTAAAGGATATTCGCGCTTTAAGGCCGAGCCACATAATTATATCCCCTGGTCCAGGCAGGCCTAAAGATGCAGGCATTTCCAAGCTTGTTATAAAAGAATTTTCTGGAAAGATCCCAATATTGGGCGTGTGTCTTGGTCACCAATGCATTGCAGAAGTCTTTGGGGGAAAAATTATAAGGGCTAAGCAGTTGATGCATGGTAAGACCTCAATGATCTATCATAAGACAGGCAGCATCTTTAAAGGTATTGCAAGTCCATTTGAGGCAACGCGGTATCATTCTTTGATAGTAGAGAAAAAATCCTTGCCCAAGGTTTTGCAAATTATTGCCCGTACAAAAGACAGGGAGATCATGGCATTGAAGCACAAGAGATTTTCTGTGTGGGGCGTACAGTTTCATCCTGAGTCAATTCTGACCAATTTCGGGAAGACGCTATTAAAGAACTTTGTTAATATGAGGTAG
- a CDS encoding outer membrane protein transport protein, protein MLRKLWCGLLLFTLIMVSTNVAFAVGAGGFKNEVVSAKGMGRGSAGAAQIDDPAAVYYNPAAMSYLDGSAVSIGYTLEMPIGRGTPTGAGEVDMESQSFFVPNFYLVDDFGLEEFTFGLGVTIPYGLGTDWPDDSYSRYVATESDVRVENINPSVAYKVNDNLSIGAGLNYMISNVNKYRKFNVTRVNTLLGGSAVEADGDFYLKADDESWGYNLGMLYSFKDSHRLAVAYRSEVDFSQKGTLSLNGLGADATAGLFGASYDTSIKADMTLPEVVTLGYAWDVNDVLTFEADLEWTGWSSVVQDWVEWETETHPIKLQILNAGNPASKDWEDVFSLGIGVNYDASDKIQLRCGYMYEQTPVSEANFDTALPDSDRYGITCGFGYTFKDMTMDISYLALFFEDRDVANGVGSTSNADIDGRYEQFVNIFAVGFTYKY, encoded by the coding sequence ATGCTTAGGAAGTTATGGTGCGGCTTGTTATTGTTTACTTTGATCATGGTATCGACTAATGTAGCTTTTGCAGTTGGCGCAGGTGGCTTCAAGAATGAGGTGGTAAGCGCAAAAGGTATGGGAAGGGGCTCAGCAGGTGCTGCGCAGATAGATGATCCTGCAGCAGTATACTATAACCCTGCTGCCATGTCGTATTTAGACGGTTCTGCAGTAAGTATAGGCTATACCCTTGAGATGCCGATTGGTAGAGGCACGCCTACAGGCGCAGGAGAAGTAGACATGGAAAGCCAGAGCTTTTTTGTGCCAAATTTTTACCTCGTTGATGACTTTGGCCTTGAGGAATTTACATTTGGTCTGGGCGTTACTATTCCATATGGACTTGGCACTGACTGGCCAGATGACAGCTATTCTCGGTATGTTGCCACAGAATCAGATGTGAGGGTCGAGAATATAAACCCTTCAGTAGCATATAAGGTAAATGATAATCTATCAATCGGCGCTGGTTTAAACTATATGATAAGCAATGTCAATAAGTATAGGAAGTTCAATGTCACACGCGTTAATACGCTTTTAGGTGGCTCTGCTGTAGAGGCTGACGGTGATTTTTATCTTAAGGCTGATGATGAAAGCTGGGGCTATAACTTGGGGATGCTTTATAGCTTTAAAGATTCGCACAGACTGGCTGTAGCATACAGGAGCGAGGTAGACTTTTCACAAAAAGGCACTCTTTCATTGAATGGCCTGGGTGCTGATGCCACTGCAGGACTATTTGGCGCGTCTTATGATACCTCGATCAAGGCAGACATGACACTTCCTGAGGTTGTTACTTTAGGATATGCATGGGATGTAAACGATGTATTAACTTTCGAGGCTGACTTGGAATGGACAGGTTGGTCAAGTGTTGTACAAGACTGGGTAGAATGGGAGACGGAAACTCATCCCATAAAGCTCCAAATCTTAAACGCCGGTAACCCAGCGTCAAAGGACTGGGAAGACGTGTTTTCTCTTGGCATAGGTGTTAATTATGACGCATCAGATAAGATACAGCTAAGGTGCGGATATATGTATGAACAAACTCCTGTATCTGAAGCAAATTTTGACACTGCTCTGCCTGATTCTGACAGGTATGGAATTACTTGCGGATTTGGTTATACATTTAAAGACATGACAATGGATATCTCATATCTTGCATTGTTTTTCGAAGATAGAGATGTAGCAAATGGCGTAGGTTCAACCAGTAATGCTGATATAGACGGCAGATATGAACAATTCGTGAATATTTTTGCAGTGGGGTTCACCTATAAATATTAA
- the trpC gene encoding indole-3-glycerol phosphate synthase TrpC, whose amino-acid sequence MTNFLKEIINLKKKEVEALKVKRPITHFVDSKRLLKGVRSFREAISIANRVNLIAEIKSKSPSHKKGFSKKFDVARLAKIYADSGAAAISVLTDKKYFGGNISHISEVRRVTDLPVLRKDFIIDEYQVYESRYAGADAILLIARILTKEEIKSFMYLAKRIGMECLVEVHDEKDLEKAIISDAKIIGINNRDLDTFKVNIDATFKLISKMPDQIIKVSESGIASDHDIARLRDAGVNAVLIGGAFLGAKDIEGKIREVMGDDKG is encoded by the coding sequence ATGACCAATTTTTTAAAAGAAATAATCAATCTGAAGAAAAAAGAAGTAGAGGCCTTGAAGGTCAAGAGGCCGATTACGCATTTTGTTGATTCAAAACGACTTCTTAAAGGTGTACGGTCTTTCAGGGAAGCAATATCAATAGCCAATCGCGTAAATCTCATTGCCGAGATAAAATCCAAATCGCCTTCACATAAAAAGGGCTTCTCAAAAAAGTTTGATGTTGCGCGTCTCGCCAAGATATATGCAGACTCAGGTGCTGCCGCGATATCCGTATTGACAGATAAAAAATACTTTGGAGGCAACATTTCGCATATCAGCGAGGTGCGGCGTGTCACAGATCTACCTGTGCTTCGAAAAGATTTTATCATAGACGAGTATCAGGTCTATGAATCGCGTTATGCTGGAGCGGATGCGATCCTTCTGATCGCCAGGATTCTGACAAAGGAAGAGATAAAAAGCTTTATGTATTTGGCCAAGAGGATAGGTATGGAGTGCCTCGTTGAAGTTCATGATGAGAAGGATCTGGAAAAGGCTATTATTAGCGATGCAAAAATAATAGGCATTAACAATAGGGATCTTGATACATTCAAGGTGAATATCGATGCCACATTCAAATTAATTTCAAAGATGCCGGATCAAATAATAAAGGTAAGCGAGAGCGGGATAGCGTCAGACCATGATATTGCCAGACTCAGGGATGCAGGCGTAAATGCGGTTTTGATAGGAGGGGCTTTTCTTGGGGCTAAGGATATTGAGGGAAAAATAAGGGAGGTAATGGGGGATGATAAGGGTTAG
- a CDS encoding acyl carrier protein yields MAKKTSKAAGIRKDIKRLVAEIARMDVKKVKESADIRDDLGIDSLAAMEILAAVEKRLGIVIDEAKAFDIVTVGDLIDLVMFYVKEK; encoded by the coding sequence ATGGCTAAAAAAACCTCTAAGGCAGCAGGTATCAGGAAAGATATAAAAAGGTTAGTTGCTGAGATCGCAAGAATGGATGTAAAAAAGGTCAAGGAGAGCGCTGATATAAGAGATGATCTGGGCATTGATTCTTTAGCAGCAATGGAGATATTGGCTGCAGTTGAAAAGAGGTTAGGTATAGTGATTGACGAGGCAAAGGCGTTTGATATAGTGACTGTTGGAGATCTGATAGATCTAGTCATGTTTTATGTTAAGGAGAAATAG
- a CDS encoding histone deacetylase, with protein sequence MKTALIYHPIFLQHDTGPHHPERASRLQAILRKLEKTRLIDKLKLIEPKAATIEDIVSVHAKDYVLRVKEHGPGNLDPDTVISKDSFDAALFAAGAVIKGIDLVVRGDADNAFCMVRPPGHHAGPSQAMGFCIFNNVAIGARHVLRKHGLKRVAIIDWDVHHGNGTEEIFYNDQSVFYISLHQYPHYPGTGQTSSPFNLNIPMPGGSGDKEYIKAFKEAIIPKLKDFNPEFILISAGFDGHKDDPLSSINLTEPGYHEMTCLIKDIAPIVSVLEGGYNLLSLANSAYSHLEALLS encoded by the coding sequence ATGAAGACTGCATTAATATATCATCCCATCTTCCTGCAGCACGATACAGGGCCGCATCATCCAGAGCGTGCTTCCAGGCTGCAGGCAATCCTTAGAAAATTAGAGAAGACCAGGCTTATTGATAAGTTAAAGCTTATTGAGCCGAAAGCCGCAACTATAGAAGATATAGTGTCTGTGCATGCCAAGGACTATGTTTTGCGCGTAAAGGAGCACGGTCCTGGCAACCTTGATCCTGACACAGTGATTTCCAAGGATTCCTTTGATGCAGCGCTTTTTGCCGCAGGTGCAGTAATTAAAGGTATAGACCTGGTGGTTAGAGGAGATGCTGACAATGCATTCTGCATGGTTCGGCCGCCAGGCCATCACGCAGGGCCTTCACAGGCAATGGGATTCTGCATATTCAATAATGTTGCTATTGGCGCAAGGCACGTCCTGAGGAAGCATGGCTTAAAGCGAGTTGCGATTATTGACTGGGATGTGCATCATGGAAATGGCACAGAGGAGATCTTTTATAATGACCAGAGTGTTTTCTATATAAGCTTACATCAATACCCGCACTATCCAGGAACAGGCCAAACTTCCTCGCCATTTAATCTAAATATCCCAATGCCAGGAGGGAGCGGCGACAAAGAATATATAAAAGCGTTTAAAGAAGCCATAATCCCAAAGCTTAAAGACTTTAACCCGGAATTCATATTGATCTCAGCAGGATTCGATGGCCACAAGGACGACCCATTATCTTCTATAAATCTAACAGAACCCGGATATCACGAAATGACCTGTCTTATAAAGGATATAGCCCCTATTGTTTCAGTACTAGAAGGCGGCTATAACCTCCTAAGTCTAGCAAACTCAGCCTATTCCCATCTCGAAGCGCTTCTTTCCTAG
- a CDS encoding SDR family oxidoreductase, translated as MKNIFITGATGFLGWDIVKNLLKKQDSKLYLLVRGNSDMKAKDRITKLINKSYDKAKRDGINERIEVVHGDTTKKDMGIKKFTLDKLRKEIETIYHCAALCEFGMPLEPIRKINVLGTKNVLDFALQCNENNQFDSFHHISTVAVVGKFGGIFYEDSLDVGQGFNNTYEETKFEAEKLIAEYRHKGLSISIYRPSIITGDSKTGEVSNFQMFYQPLHIFSLGIFDEIPADRTLGYNLVPIDYVAQAIYLISSEKENNNRNYHLTNPNTIALDFLLEMASSYFGFQKPKLTLQQKFHFEDLKGFRRKVIEPYLPYFNHRTVIFDAENFDAAINGKEFRWPVIDKDLLSRLFKYCADVKYIRRKA; from the coding sequence ATGAAGAATATATTTATTACAGGGGCCACAGGATTTTTGGGATGGGATATAGTAAAGAACTTGCTGAAAAAGCAGGATTCTAAGCTGTATCTCCTTGTCCGCGGAAACTCAGATATGAAGGCCAAAGATAGGATAACCAAGCTAATAAATAAGAGTTACGATAAGGCAAAGAGAGATGGCATAAATGAAAGAATTGAGGTCGTGCATGGAGATACAACCAAGAAAGATATGGGGATTAAAAAATTCACACTCGATAAGCTACGCAAAGAAATAGAGACGATATATCATTGCGCGGCATTATGCGAATTTGGAATGCCGCTTGAGCCGATTAGAAAGATAAATGTATTGGGTACAAAGAATGTCCTGGATTTTGCCTTGCAGTGCAATGAAAATAATCAATTTGATTCTTTTCATCATATAAGTACAGTGGCTGTGGTGGGTAAGTTTGGTGGCATCTTTTATGAAGACTCTCTGGATGTAGGCCAGGGTTTCAATAATACTTATGAAGAGACTAAATTTGAGGCAGAAAAGTTGATAGCCGAATATAGACACAAAGGCCTATCTATATCCATATATCGACCTAGCATAATAACAGGGGATTCCAAGACCGGTGAGGTCTCTAATTTTCAGATGTTTTACCAGCCTCTGCATATATTTTCACTCGGAATATTTGACGAGATCCCTGCTGACAGGACGCTCGGGTATAATCTTGTGCCTATAGATTATGTGGCCCAGGCAATATACCTTATATCGTCCGAAAAGGAAAATAATAATAGAAATTATCACCTGACCAATCCTAATACAATAGCCTTGGATTTCTTATTAGAGATGGCCAGTTCTTACTTTGGTTTTCAAAAGCCCAAGTTGACATTGCAGCAAAAGTTTCATTTTGAAGATCTAAAGGGTTTCAGGAGAAAGGTGATAGAGCCGTATTTACCATATTTTAATCATCGTACAGTGATATTTGATGCTGAAAACTTCGACGCAGCCATAAACGGCAAAGAATTTAGATGGCCCGTAATCGACAAAGATCTGCTTTCGCGGCTCTTTAAGTATTGTGCGGATGTGAAGTATATTAGACGGAAAGCATAA
- a CDS encoding helix-turn-helix domain-containing protein, translating into MTKSKDILTIKDVADYMDVHPMTIYKYVKNGKIPAFKIGTSWRIRRDSISKWIEESEQQTNGGG; encoded by the coding sequence GTGACTAAGTCAAAGGACATTTTAACGATCAAGGATGTGGCTGACTATATGGATGTGCATCCTATGACGATCTACAAGTATGTGAAGAACGGGAAGATCCCTGCTTTTAAGATAGGTACCAGCTGGAGAATAAGAAGGGATTCTATTAGTAAGTGGATAGAAGAGAGTGAACAGCAAACAAATGGGGGTGGGTAA